The Dromaius novaehollandiae isolate bDroNov1 chromosome 19, bDroNov1.hap1, whole genome shotgun sequence genome contains the following window.
GTTCCTCTGCCATCCTCCTAATCATTTTATGGCCTGATGCAGAATTCTTGGCCACAAATTATGCCCGTATACacagttttctttaaatctaTTGTAGCTATTTTTCCATTCGCTTAGTTACCTGACCTAATTGTTATTTATTGGTTTGTAGGATATTCTTGATCACCCATTaatgcctttttcctttctgataaTTTTTTGTTAACTATTTCAGTCACTGAGCCTTGCATATGGAAATAGTAATGAAGCACATTTTAAAGTGTGTTGGGAGGAATGCAACATCTTGATCAGGCCTAAGTAGAATGGCTGAGTTAGTTCATAAGAGAAGCATGATCTTAGATGTACACTGAAAGAGGTCAGTTTGAAATGGTGGCTGGTTTCAGAAAATCATGTCCAAGGGATCTTAAAGATGGTTTAGCATTTGATAGGATACTGAATTTGATGTTGGTATGTTTTTTCAAGTTGGCTTGAGGGGTTATTTTCACTCTTCAAAGGAAGGAGTTCTTTCAGATTCAGGATTACAGATGTGCTTTAACTGATAGATGCAATCTGTTCAATCAttaatattttagcttttttctaaaaggTTCCACTGCAGTTCAGGTatagtagaaaaataaatgcttgaGTAAAAGAATATTTAGTATCTCTTTGCTGTTCATGTTTACCACGTAATTTGTTGTTGTGGCTATAGAAGCCTAAACCAGGCTAGGAAATTTGGATGggaaagatgttttaaaatatctacctcatttttcatctaaaaatagAAGCTTTATCTGAAAATGGTCACGTCTCACATAAACCGTAATATAGAAAGATATGGGTTCCTTTGCCCAGTGCGGATGGGACTTCTCCAATAGTGTGTTGCACATGGTCATCTATTGGGGAAGAAACAGAACTTAATGAGTCTGGGACAGTGCTAAAAATAAAGCTTGGGGGGCTCGTGATGGCCTTGGTTGTTAAGCCAAAGCAGTACTGGTAGACTGAGTTCAGAGACTCCTCTCTGTTAGGAACAAAGCAGGTCTCTCAAAAAGGAATAGAAACTACCTGCCTGCAGTGGAAGATATGGGGGATTGGAGCAGAAAGGATGTTTAGTTTAATATCAAATGAGTGTTTCCTCTGATTAAGAGAGAGGATGGTATATGCCAATATTTAGACAGCACAGAGAGAGTAAGAGTATAAATGGCAGCGTGGTACGTGCTTTGCTGGAGATGCAAGACGGCCTGCTTGCAAAGCTTCCCATTtcacaaaaagatatttttaatatttctataaTTATCCTTTCTTTTGATATCTgccctgttttctcttttctggcCCTTGCTTTCTGAAAGTGAGCTGTCTTGGAGAAGTGGTGATCTCCCTCGCTTGTGAAGACAAGAAGCTACCAGATGCAAAGACAGTGATTGAAAGATGGCTGGTACTTAGGCTTTAGCTGTATCCAGGAGGGTTTTGGAGgcagtttgcttaaaaaaaatcagaggtgcATTTTCAAAAGGACCGTTTGCCTGGGAGCATCAAGCTCTCTGCTGGAGCACTTAGATTTTCTTGGGTCAGAGAGCCACGTGCGAGGCAAGGGCGCTCCTGGGCTCTGGAGGAGTTGGCTGCGACGTTTCCCGTTCTTTCAGCCCAGCAGTAGATGGCATGGGAGGCTGAATATTTTAGCAAAGGCGATGGGCAGTTTTTTCAGTGAACTGTttacaaagtgaaaaaaatcaagcaagagCAAAATCGGATTGTTGAAGCTGCAAGCCTATATTTGAAGATTATAAAATCACTTCTAAAGTAGTAGTCTTAGAGGAGTTAAGCAGCATAGCTGTGGTAAGGAAACAGCCCAACTCTCTGCTTGGAATAAGATTATAGCTAGAGAGGCACAAGCATTTCCTTTGATTTCTGAAGTTCTTTCCAAAAATATACGTGACCCACTGCTGTTCAAGCTTGTAGGCCAGGTAGGTATCTACTAAATGCAAAGAAGTGAAACCACACCTCTGTCTCCAGAAGGCTTTTGCCTATGTCTGGGGAGTAGGATGCTTTTATTCCTGTGAGATAATCACACAATTTTGTCATTTGATACTAGGATACTGTCCCTAACAAGGTGCCACACTGAAAATTCAGCTGAAGAAGTAATTGCAAGCCATAAAATAATGCATATGTAGCCTCCTTCCATTTGCTAAACTTTGACTAACAAGGACTTCCTAATGGACAAAAAGACTCTCGGCGCTTTCAGATGTCAGCAGCTAGAATAGAACTGAAATTTAAATGGACTTCTTTAGTTGAAGAGCTTTGTATGGTTCCCACCTCAGCATTACATGAGTTTAATGTTTAATTCATAACTTTCTGGTTCCTGAATTAGACGCTAAAGATTTTGAGAATGGCTCGAAGAGTTATGGGGAGGCAGCCTTAAATTAAGAGAATATAAACTAGCCCACCACCGCAAGCAATAATAAATATTGCAAGCTGGAGACAATTCGATGTTTATAGCATGTTACCTGTTTTTGTCCAACTGTAAACATACTCTGATCAAAACATTGGTTTCGTTTTGCCCCTGTAGGCAGGTCTCGCCTTAAGTTGCATTGGGGGTTGTGTTGGTAGCCAGGTAATAAAAGGAATGAGGTACCTGATGTATGATCTGCTGGTCTGGGAAGATGAAGTTCTTGCCGCTTGATTCCCCGGAGGTTTTCTACCCATGTTGTGTAACTTTCTCATCCTGAGGTTGATCCCTTATTTACCAGAGTCAGTATTGATAAATTTCCTTTCTCCGCAGGGGACACTACACAGAAAATGAGATCTGCACAGTATCCTACCCCAGCAGAATTGGATGCTTATGCTAAGAAGGTCGCCAACAATCCACTGACTATAAAAATTTTTCCAAACAGTGTCAAAGTTCCCCAGAGGAAACACATACGCCGTACTGTGAACGGACTTGATACTTCGGGGCAGAGGTACAGTCCTTACCCGTCTCAGGCCACCACGAAGACAGGCCTCCTGGCGATAGTCAAATCTCCAGCAAAAGGAATTATCAAAGACTTTGACGGAACACGCACACGTCTGCTGCCGGAAGCGATGATGAATCCCCCTTCCACACCATACGTTGCACCTAGCACTTTAACCCACCCCCAGGCGCTTGCTCGCCAGCAGGCTCTCCAGCATGCACAGACTTTGCCGCACCCCCAGAGTATACCACAGCCACAGACTTTGCAGCACCCTCAGGGGATACCACAGCCACAAAGCTTACCGCACCCTCAGGGGATCCCGCAGCCGCAGGCGCTGCCGCACCCTCAGAATatgcagcagccgcagggcttgcCGCATCCTCAGACCATGGCACACCAGACTCTGCAGCACCCCCCGAATCCTTTGCTGCAGCCAGGTTTACATGGAAGCAGAAAGATGCCGGATGCAGATGCGCCGCCGAATGTGACCGTGTCTACCTCAACCATTCCCCTCTCTATGGCTGCCACCCTGCAGCAGAACCAGCCACCGGACCTGAGCAGCATTGTGCACCAGATTAACCAGTTCTGCCAGGCCAGAGCTGGCATTAGCACTACCTCAGTATGTGAGGGACAGATTGCAAACCCCAGTCCTATAAGTCGCAACCTG
Protein-coding sequences here:
- the FAM222B gene encoding protein FAM222B isoform X1 produces the protein MLACLPGPGDLSFQLLSYTQMNTGLQKWDTTQKMRSAQYPTPAELDAYAKKVANNPLTIKIFPNSVKVPQRKHIRRTVNGLDTSGQRYSPYPSQATTKTGLLAIVKSPAKGIIKDFDGTRTRLLPEAMMNPPSTPYVAPSTLTHPQALARQQALQHAQTLPHPQSIPQPQTLQHPQGIPQPQSLPHPQGIPQPQALPHPQNMQQPQGLPHPQTMAHQTLQHPPNPLLQPGLHGSRKMPDADAPPNVTVSTSTIPLSMAATLQQNQPPDLSSIVHQINQFCQARAGISTTSVCEGQIANPSPISRNLLINASTRVSTHNVPTPMPSCVVNPVDHAAAAIPSASVNVPMVNINRVPSAYQSEIKSVAWNQHQLAHLQQMCGDAAGPAGLAGKHPQREIAGQSFPGKTNYPQELCMGQSFNLKPPIEKPTPSPPVNGLQGPLPYTNGHYFQPIWNNILPTPNSDSSGSQDLAMPFHGGQPTGAPLDCAGGTHYRAGAGPSSQNNVMQTMDYLSGDFQQSCFRDQSMAVLGKVHRPPMNRAPEPTDSRNLHIQHPGYR
- the FAM222B gene encoding protein FAM222B isoform X2, coding for MRSAQYPTPAELDAYAKKVANNPLTIKIFPNSVKVPQRKHIRRTVNGLDTSGQRYSPYPSQATTKTGLLAIVKSPAKGIIKDFDGTRTRLLPEAMMNPPSTPYVAPSTLTHPQALARQQALQHAQTLPHPQSIPQPQTLQHPQGIPQPQSLPHPQGIPQPQALPHPQNMQQPQGLPHPQTMAHQTLQHPPNPLLQPGLHGSRKMPDADAPPNVTVSTSTIPLSMAATLQQNQPPDLSSIVHQINQFCQARAGISTTSVCEGQIANPSPISRNLLINASTRVSTHNVPTPMPSCVVNPVDHAAAAIPSASVNVPMVNINRVPSAYQSEIKSVAWNQHQLAHLQQMCGDAAGPAGLAGKHPQREIAGQSFPGKTNYPQELCMGQSFNLKPPIEKPTPSPPVNGLQGPLPYTNGHYFQPIWNNILPTPNSDSSGSQDLAMPFHGGQPTGAPLDCAGGTHYRAGAGPSSQNNVMQTMDYLSGDFQQSCFRDQSMAVLGKVHRPPMNRAPEPTDSRNLHIQHPGYR